One window from the genome of Terrimicrobium sacchariphilum encodes:
- a CDS encoding methyl-accepting chemotaxis protein yields the protein MRWTISRQIAAGYAISLLFVIALGGTAYWTSHQMLDAFDQRRNATQIILASDQVLNLVQDAEGGQRGYLLTGSEPYLEPYRSAISRLPSAVDTLKLLVGKSALGQDGLAELQTAVNDKLAELAHTIDLRRGAQGAAALEIVNQGAGKEAMDRIRQRLDVIKQAQLNEQGARNEEAQSAAAFLLDVLVIGIPVSVIVMIFSGIVTSRRILRPVAEITEAARSVSEGDLEVKLPEKSKLEEIHALTRSFGSMVSSLRQSAKLSERLASGDLTVEVKPLSDKDVVGKSQADMVTKLSDLIEQVQRSGVQVNSSAVQIAAASKEQQSTASEMASTTTEISATSKEISVTAAELLKAADNMNEVCQRLAGLAVDGKEGLQRMDQVMRHIIDASAAITARFGEMNDRAGTISSVVTTITKVADQTNLLSLNAAIEAEKAGEYGRGFSVVAAEIRRLADQTAASTLDIEQMVKEMLASVSAGVMGMDKFSEEVRRNAHEVTDVTRQIDGMIEQVQLLAPGVESVYEGMRTQTQGSAQISEALVQLGDAARQTADAIRDSNRAVEQLNEATGGLQKAVSRFKLR from the coding sequence ATGCGTTGGACTATCAGCCGCCAGATCGCTGCGGGTTATGCGATTTCCCTTCTCTTCGTCATCGCACTGGGCGGTACCGCGTATTGGACCTCTCATCAGATGCTCGACGCCTTTGACCAGCGGCGGAATGCGACGCAGATTATTCTCGCCTCGGATCAGGTTCTGAACCTGGTCCAGGATGCGGAAGGCGGGCAGCGCGGCTATTTGCTCACCGGGTCCGAGCCTTATCTGGAACCCTATCGGTCGGCGATATCCCGTCTTCCCTCCGCAGTAGATACCCTGAAGCTGCTGGTAGGAAAATCAGCTCTGGGGCAGGATGGGCTGGCGGAATTGCAGACAGCGGTAAATGACAAGCTTGCGGAGCTCGCCCATACGATCGACCTGAGGCGTGGCGCGCAGGGTGCCGCCGCCCTTGAGATTGTCAATCAGGGGGCGGGAAAGGAAGCAATGGATCGCATCCGACAGCGGCTGGATGTCATCAAGCAGGCTCAGCTCAATGAACAGGGCGCCCGCAACGAGGAGGCGCAGAGCGCCGCCGCGTTCCTGCTCGATGTACTCGTCATCGGCATTCCGGTCTCTGTGATTGTCATGATCTTCTCGGGCATCGTGACCTCGCGTCGCATTCTCCGACCCGTCGCGGAGATTACCGAGGCGGCTCGTTCGGTCTCGGAAGGGGATCTTGAGGTAAAGCTTCCCGAGAAGTCCAAGCTCGAGGAGATTCATGCCCTTACGCGTTCTTTCGGGAGCATGGTGTCGTCCCTGCGGCAATCGGCGAAACTGAGCGAGCGTCTTGCTTCCGGCGACCTGACGGTCGAGGTGAAGCCTCTCTCCGACAAGGACGTGGTCGGCAAATCGCAGGCCGATATGGTGACCAAGCTTTCCGACCTGATCGAGCAGGTGCAGCGCTCGGGCGTGCAGGTCAACTCGTCCGCAGTGCAGATCGCGGCCGCGTCGAAGGAGCAACAAAGCACTGCCAGCGAGATGGCATCCACGACCACCGAGATCAGCGCCACATCAAAGGAGATCAGCGTGACGGCGGCCGAGTTGCTGAAGGCTGCCGATAATATGAATGAGGTGTGCCAGAGACTGGCGGGCCTCGCTGTTGATGGCAAAGAGGGGCTGCAACGAATGGATCAGGTCATGCGGCATATCATCGACGCCTCAGCCGCAATCACCGCGCGGTTTGGAGAAATGAATGATCGCGCCGGGACCATCAGTTCGGTCGTCACCACCATCACCAAGGTCGCCGACCAGACCAACCTCCTCTCGCTCAATGCCGCCATCGAGGCTGAGAAAGCGGGGGAATACGGACGCGGCTTTTCCGTGGTTGCCGCCGAGATCCGCCGGCTGGCCGATCAGACTGCGGCCTCTACACTCGACATTGAGCAGATGGTCAAGGAGATGCTCGCCTCGGTGTCTGCCGGCGTGATGGGGATGGACAAGTTTTCGGAGGAGGTGCGCCGCAATGCCCACGAGGTGACTGATGTCACCCGCCAGATCGATGGCATGATTGAGCAGGTCCAGTTGCTCGCGCCCGGCGTGGAATCTGTTTACGAGGGCATGCGCACCCAGACCCAGGGGTCGGCCCAGATCAGCGAGGCGCTCGTCCAGCTTGGTGATGCCGCGCGGCAGACGGCGGACGCCATCCGCGATTCCAACAGGGCAGTGGAGCAGCTCAACGAGGCGACCGGGGGGCTTCAAAAAGCCGTCTCCCGGTTCAAACTGCGGTAA
- a CDS encoding chemotaxis protein CheW codes for MLYVVCRIGDDAYALPATAVDKVLPYAVLKPLPGAVRGLVGVLNYQGQSVPVVDLGLLFQGVYTPEAFGSRIVLCQVPGLRSGRVGILVGCVDGVSAISEDSFISPGATADPCLGEVSPVGGSFIQRIELPSVLPDNVLESLDWYEAGEVA; via the coding sequence ATGCTCTACGTCGTTTGCCGCATCGGAGACGACGCCTACGCCTTGCCGGCCACAGCGGTCGACAAGGTATTGCCGTATGCCGTCCTCAAGCCCCTGCCCGGCGCAGTACGGGGGCTCGTCGGCGTGCTGAACTATCAGGGGCAGTCTGTTCCCGTGGTTGATCTCGGGCTGCTTTTTCAGGGAGTTTATACGCCGGAAGCCTTTGGCTCCCGCATCGTCCTGTGCCAGGTGCCGGGGCTTCGTTCCGGTCGGGTGGGAATCCTCGTTGGCTGCGTTGATGGAGTATCGGCTATTTCGGAGGACTCCTTCATTTCTCCGGGGGCAACGGCGGATCCCTGCCTGGGAGAGGTTTCACCTGTGGGTGGTTCCTTCATCCAGCGAATTGAGCTTCCATCGGTATTGCCAGATAACGTCCTCGAAAGTCTCGACTGGTATGAGGCAGGGGAGGTGGCATGA
- a CDS encoding CheR family methyltransferase: MNVIDQIAGFVNEHAGFETSGTGRQQLIKAIERRTDPGSPLEDYLLKLRSSPAELRSLLEDFVVPETFFFRYEESFRALTQWARQHKKRPLRILSAACSTGEEPYSIAFSLLEAGWKPRDFHIEAFDLSEPAIQTARAGVYRSNSFRGEIGPWQERFFENAGEGWRVRSQYLDLIDFRRSNLLLMEDVACWDAIFCRNVMIYFDNPSRQRVSDLLHRALLPGGMLFLGPAEPAAMSVYGWRTTGLEMSFTVQASTDPAMAPSVIKPKPITLAPRRRAIGYSAPRFMPDAAPPEMTVEDARKLADQGRVQEARDMLRRVLAVRPDDAAGRFLLGLIEESLGNIVEAEAQYRQTLYLEPAHQEAMHHMALLLRKQGRTDAAGRFERRVSRRMPS, translated from the coding sequence ATGAACGTGATCGACCAGATCGCCGGGTTTGTGAACGAGCATGCCGGGTTTGAAACCTCCGGGACGGGCCGGCAGCAATTGATCAAGGCTATTGAGCGTCGCACAGACCCAGGAAGTCCGCTGGAGGATTATCTGTTGAAGCTGAGATCCTCCCCTGCGGAACTTCGTTCTCTCCTGGAAGATTTCGTGGTGCCGGAGACGTTCTTCTTTCGCTACGAGGAATCCTTTCGCGCCTTGACGCAGTGGGCCCGCCAGCACAAGAAGCGTCCCCTGCGCATCCTGAGCGCGGCTTGCTCGACGGGAGAGGAGCCGTATTCTATTGCCTTTTCCCTCCTCGAGGCGGGATGGAAGCCCAGGGATTTCCATATCGAGGCGTTTGACCTGAGCGAACCTGCGATCCAGACGGCACGTGCGGGCGTCTATCGGTCAAATTCCTTCCGCGGAGAGATCGGGCCTTGGCAGGAACGATTTTTCGAAAATGCAGGTGAAGGTTGGAGAGTGCGTAGTCAATACCTTGATTTGATCGACTTTCGCCGCTCGAATCTCCTGCTCATGGAGGATGTGGCCTGCTGGGATGCGATCTTTTGCCGCAATGTGATGATCTACTTCGATAATCCCAGCCGGCAGCGTGTATCCGATCTGCTTCATCGCGCGCTGTTGCCGGGTGGAATGCTTTTTCTCGGGCCCGCGGAGCCTGCGGCGATGTCGGTTTACGGGTGGCGGACGACCGGACTGGAAATGAGCTTCACTGTGCAGGCATCGACCGATCCGGCGATGGCACCCTCGGTGATCAAGCCCAAGCCGATCACTCTTGCCCCTCGCCGCCGGGCCATCGGGTATTCTGCACCACGCTTCATGCCAGATGCGGCTCCGCCGGAGATGACGGTCGAGGATGCGCGGAAGCTGGCCGACCAAGGCCGGGTCCAGGAGGCTCGGGATATGCTGCGTCGAGTGCTTGCGGTGAGACCGGACGACGCTGCAGGCAGGTTCCTCCTCGGGCTGATCGAGGAATCCCTGGGGAATATCGTCGAGGCCGAGGCCCAATACCGGCAGACGCTCTATCTGGAGCCTGCGCACCAGGAGGCGATGCACCATATGGCCTTGCTCCTGCGCAAGCAGGGTCGCACCGACGCTGCCGGGCGATTTGAACGCCGAGTCTCACGGAGGATGCCTTCGTGA
- a CDS encoding chemotaxis protein CheW, with product MNGPRLVRSLPADLRVEWAAEIARPPVVEASREGRLRLLVARVGGDWLGFPPDLIASTLPVGSIRRIPHRVSGNIEGLFNADGRVVVCVNLERLLQTSAALSEDASAARMLILQWRHTQVAVRVSSAWGLEEIDLSALQKLREGASASLAGVSRGVAIHINQPVVCLDAERLVASLQEAIE from the coding sequence GTGAACGGGCCGCGTCTGGTCCGTTCCCTTCCTGCGGATCTTCGCGTGGAGTGGGCTGCGGAGATCGCCCGGCCTCCTGTAGTCGAGGCGAGCCGTGAGGGAAGGCTGCGTCTCCTCGTGGCCCGGGTGGGAGGCGACTGGCTCGGCTTCCCGCCGGATTTGATCGCGTCGACTTTGCCGGTCGGTTCGATCCGGCGAATACCTCATCGAGTCTCGGGAAACATCGAGGGTCTCTTCAATGCCGATGGACGCGTCGTGGTATGTGTGAACCTTGAGCGTCTCCTTCAAACTTCCGCTGCGCTTTCCGAGGATGCGTCTGCCGCACGGATGTTGATCCTCCAGTGGCGGCATACGCAGGTCGCCGTGAGGGTGAGTTCCGCCTGGGGGTTGGAGGAGATTGACCTGTCAGCACTCCAGAAATTGCGTGAGGGCGCCAGCGCATCGCTGGCGGGAGTGAGCCGTGGTGTCGCCATTCATATCAATCAGCCAGTGGTGTGCCTTGATGCAGAGCGTCTGGTTGCAAGCTTGCAGGAGGCGATCGAATGA
- a CDS encoding hybrid sensor histidine kinase/response regulator: MKGDDLSGYSMDELFRAEAEQQCAILSDTLLRLEKASDVAPLLEILMRAAHSLKGAARIVGNDGAVRVAHAMEDLFVKAQKENVAPVAQTVDVLLSGVDLLRDLSITPDHAESASRIERFLAECSDLRPAPIPVMPAPVPAAVMEPVPAPEPEHGKKDVRLDAERLDNLLALAGQAVVSAAETGAGVTAVRAALRSLQTVLSELRNSDLTPRQRQLLRQAGALTSSCQSLAAEESERRDLHDRRLLQLCGRIYRETLSCRMRPFGDVAGALRRLVRDLARDLGKEVDLVIQGEDTEVDRDMIDRFEGALSHLIRNALDHGLETPAERLAAGKPPCGRLEITAHHHAGWLSVSVADDGRGMNVETIRQTVIRRGFSAEEHARQMSDQELSEFLLLPGFSLSERVTEISGRGVGLDAVRSMAYEVGGSIRLGQSAMGGFLCEIILPVALSLLRAVVVEVSGERYAFPLARIERIVEVTRADVHLIGGIQHAFLEGEKVEIFSAAQVLEVGEGDVSNDGINLVIIPSGQGRIGLAVDRLLGMKELSLQRLDGRLGRTQDVSSAALLEDGEVVIVLDINDLSVTAANFSAASQHRAIFPEDKTGPGYRILVADDSLTVRELERKLLVSQGYEVDTAVDGADAWNALRSGKYDLLVTDIDMPRLDGIELVKLVRNNAQLRDLPVIVMSYKERDEDRARGLEAGADYYLTKSSYQDESILGAVRELLGQPSVA; the protein is encoded by the coding sequence ATGAAGGGCGATGACCTGAGCGGATATTCCATGGACGAGCTGTTCCGCGCGGAGGCGGAGCAGCAGTGCGCGATTCTGTCGGACACTCTTCTCCGATTGGAAAAAGCCAGCGATGTGGCGCCTCTTCTCGAGATTCTCATGCGAGCAGCGCATTCGCTGAAAGGTGCGGCTCGCATCGTGGGTAATGATGGCGCTGTACGGGTGGCCCATGCGATGGAGGATCTTTTCGTCAAGGCGCAGAAGGAAAACGTAGCGCCTGTGGCGCAAACGGTCGATGTGCTTCTGAGTGGAGTCGACCTTCTCCGCGACCTGAGCATCACTCCCGATCACGCCGAAAGCGCGTCCCGTATCGAGCGTTTCCTGGCCGAGTGTTCGGACTTGCGGCCGGCTCCGATTCCAGTCATGCCGGCGCCGGTTCCTGCCGCGGTGATGGAGCCCGTGCCTGCTCCGGAACCGGAGCATGGAAAGAAAGATGTCCGCCTCGATGCTGAGCGCCTGGATAATCTGCTGGCTCTTGCGGGACAGGCTGTCGTCTCCGCCGCAGAGACCGGTGCGGGAGTGACGGCGGTACGCGCCGCGTTACGTTCTCTGCAGACCGTACTGAGCGAGCTCCGCAACTCCGATCTGACACCGAGGCAGCGACAGTTGCTGCGGCAGGCGGGTGCATTGACTTCATCCTGCCAGTCTCTGGCAGCCGAGGAGAGCGAACGACGAGACCTGCATGATCGACGTCTGCTGCAACTCTGCGGCCGTATTTATCGGGAGACGCTCTCCTGCCGCATGCGCCCGTTTGGTGATGTCGCCGGGGCGTTGCGCCGCCTTGTCCGAGATCTGGCTCGCGACTTGGGCAAGGAGGTCGATCTGGTCATCCAGGGCGAAGATACCGAGGTGGATCGCGATATGATCGACCGCTTTGAGGGTGCGCTTTCCCATTTGATCCGCAATGCTCTCGACCATGGTCTGGAAACTCCCGCGGAGCGTCTCGCTGCCGGGAAGCCCCCGTGTGGAAGGCTGGAGATCACTGCTCATCATCATGCGGGATGGCTGAGTGTTTCCGTGGCCGATGATGGCCGTGGAATGAATGTCGAAACCATCCGCCAGACGGTCATTCGACGGGGGTTCTCCGCCGAGGAGCACGCCCGCCAGATGAGCGACCAGGAGCTTTCCGAGTTTCTCCTCCTGCCCGGTTTCTCGCTCAGTGAGCGCGTTACGGAAATTTCCGGGCGAGGAGTCGGGCTCGATGCCGTACGCTCGATGGCTTACGAGGTTGGGGGATCGATCCGGCTGGGTCAAAGCGCAATGGGAGGCTTCCTTTGCGAGATCATTCTCCCCGTGGCGCTCTCCCTGCTCCGCGCCGTGGTGGTCGAGGTCTCGGGAGAGCGGTACGCCTTTCCGCTGGCGAGGATCGAGCGCATCGTGGAGGTCACTCGGGCCGATGTGCATCTCATCGGCGGCATTCAGCATGCATTCCTCGAAGGGGAAAAGGTGGAGATATTCAGTGCGGCGCAAGTCCTGGAGGTGGGGGAGGGAGACGTTTCCAACGATGGAATCAACCTCGTGATCATTCCCTCGGGGCAGGGCCGTATCGGTCTGGCAGTCGACCGCCTGCTTGGGATGAAGGAGTTGTCGTTGCAGCGTCTCGATGGACGGCTGGGCCGCACGCAGGATGTCAGCTCTGCCGCCTTGCTGGAGGACGGGGAAGTCGTCATCGTGCTAGACATCAATGATCTCTCCGTGACTGCCGCGAATTTCTCCGCCGCCTCCCAGCACCGTGCGATTTTCCCAGAGGACAAGACCGGCCCGGGTTACCGCATCCTCGTGGCAGACGACTCGCTCACGGTACGTGAGCTCGAGCGCAAGCTCCTCGTCAGCCAAGGCTATGAAGTCGATACTGCCGTGGATGGAGCGGATGCCTGGAATGCGCTACGCAGCGGGAAATACGATCTTCTCGTGACGGATATTGACATGCCCCGGCTCGATGGCATCGAGCTCGTAAAGCTCGTTCGCAACAATGCCCAGCTCCGCGACCTTCCTGTCATCGTCATGTCCTACAAGGAGCGGGATGAGGATCGCGCCCGCGGCCTGGAAGCCGGAGCAGACTACTATCTGACGAAATCGAGTTATCAGGACGAGTCGATCCTGGGAGCGGTGCGCGAGTTGCTCGGGCAGCCGTCGGTGGCGTGA
- the cheB gene encoding chemotaxis-specific protein-glutamate methyltransferase CheB, whose product MRIAIVNDSLTAVALLKEVIAAEEGFAEAWVAVDGSEAVQKCRDDVPDIILMDLVMPVLGGVEATRQIMRETPCPILVVTGSVEGNVSAVFEAMGAGAVDAVTTPAFGSSEARRILVDKIRSVASIAAPSAIFRKGGSRTRKEGVADACVLIGSSAGGPAALMTILEQLPASLRAAVIIVQHIDARFDAELASWLDAKTQLPVRLAEEGEEPPPGEVVVSRGGRHLTFSHRRLRYTSVPDLSYQPSVDVLFESAVTQGTAHLMGVVLTGMGRDGARGLMCLRTAGHLTIAQDEATAAIYGMPRAATENGAAREVLPLDRIASRIEAWSNSPIP is encoded by the coding sequence ATGAGAATCGCCATCGTCAATGATTCGCTCACCGCAGTCGCGCTGTTGAAAGAGGTGATCGCGGCCGAGGAGGGTTTTGCTGAGGCCTGGGTGGCGGTCGACGGTTCGGAAGCCGTTCAGAAATGCCGGGATGACGTGCCGGACATCATTCTTATGGATCTGGTCATGCCAGTGCTTGGCGGAGTCGAGGCCACCCGGCAGATCATGAGGGAGACGCCCTGTCCGATTCTGGTTGTTACGGGATCGGTCGAGGGAAATGTCTCCGCTGTCTTTGAAGCGATGGGAGCAGGTGCTGTCGATGCAGTAACCACACCTGCATTCGGGTCCTCGGAGGCGCGGCGCATCCTGGTGGACAAGATCCGTTCGGTCGCTTCCATTGCGGCCCCTTCCGCGATTTTTCGAAAGGGCGGCTCCAGGACGCGAAAGGAGGGCGTTGCCGACGCCTGTGTGCTTATTGGCTCCTCCGCGGGAGGCCCCGCCGCCCTCATGACCATTCTCGAGCAGCTGCCTGCCTCACTGCGGGCTGCTGTGATCATAGTGCAACATATTGATGCGAGATTCGATGCCGAACTCGCCTCCTGGCTCGATGCGAAAACGCAGCTCCCCGTGCGTCTTGCTGAGGAAGGCGAGGAGCCGCCGCCGGGCGAGGTGGTGGTGTCCCGGGGTGGGCGGCACCTGACTTTTAGCCATCGGCGTCTTCGCTATACCAGCGTCCCCGATCTCTCCTACCAGCCTTCGGTCGATGTGCTTTTCGAAAGCGCTGTGACGCAGGGAACGGCGCACCTCATGGGGGTCGTTCTCACCGGGATGGGGCGTGATGGCGCCCGGGGACTCATGTGCCTCCGTACAGCGGGCCACCTGACCATCGCCCAGGATGAGGCGACGGCCGCCATTTATGGAATGCCTCGCGCCGCCACAGAGAATGGGGCCGCCCGGGAAGTCCTGCCACTTGATCGTATCGCCAGCCGCATTGAAGCCTGGAGCAACTCGCCAATCCCATGA
- a CDS encoding response regulator: protein MNEFINPSRAMVLLVDDQALVGESLRRALAIEDDIDFHFCADAASALDQARKIRPTVILQDLVMPGVSGLDLVRLYRADSTLRQVPVIVLSVREEPETKRDAFAAGANDYLVKLPDRVELLARVRYHSSAYLAQLDRDEAMHALRESQRELLDSNTALISLNQKLEVATRAKSEFLAMMSHEIRTPLNGVLGFSDLLAETTLDEEQKGFVETIRSSGRSLLTVINDVLDFSKIEAGKLTIENVGFNIGQCIREASELFVPKARDNGTTLTWDVAPTLPTTAVGDSMRLRQVISNLVSNAVKFTRSGNIQIIASLGDPREITKATDRFFTGPGDAAFFLRVSVSDSGIGIPSEKIPLLFKSFDQLDPSTARKFGGSGLGLTICRRLCQLMGGDIWVNPERASGSEFVFMVKLAAGGELPQRSGGKVTVSCTPGVDEILAGSRVLVAEDNKVNAALIATLLRKFGIDARCVSNGVMAYEAVTETDVDLVFMDIQMPELDGLEATARIRESERENKRKPCYIIALTAEALQGDAEKCIRAGMNDYLAKPIRTTDLAAALAKYCSARSPMAS, encoded by the coding sequence ATGAACGAATTTATCAACCCTAGTCGCGCAATGGTCCTGCTCGTGGACGACCAGGCACTGGTCGGAGAATCTCTCCGCCGAGCCCTCGCCATAGAGGACGATATCGACTTCCATTTTTGCGCGGATGCAGCGTCCGCCCTGGATCAGGCGCGAAAGATCCGCCCGACCGTCATTCTGCAGGATCTCGTGATGCCTGGAGTGAGTGGTCTCGATCTGGTGCGGCTTTATCGTGCCGATTCCACGCTCCGCCAGGTGCCGGTCATCGTCCTTTCGGTACGGGAGGAGCCGGAAACCAAGCGCGATGCCTTTGCCGCAGGAGCCAACGACTATCTCGTCAAACTCCCCGATCGTGTGGAACTGCTTGCTCGTGTGAGGTACCATTCCTCCGCCTACCTGGCCCAGCTCGATCGCGATGAGGCCATGCATGCGTTGCGCGAGAGCCAGCGCGAATTGTTGGATTCCAATACCGCGCTCATCTCGCTCAACCAGAAGCTGGAGGTCGCGACGCGAGCCAAATCGGAGTTTCTGGCCATGATGAGCCACGAAATCCGTACTCCGCTCAATGGGGTGCTCGGATTTTCCGACTTGCTGGCCGAGACGACGCTGGATGAGGAGCAAAAGGGGTTCGTCGAAACGATCCGTTCCAGCGGACGGTCACTGCTTACCGTCATCAATGACGTGCTCGACTTTTCCAAGATCGAGGCCGGCAAGCTGACCATTGAAAACGTGGGCTTCAACATCGGGCAGTGTATCCGCGAGGCGAGCGAGCTTTTCGTTCCCAAGGCGCGGGACAATGGGACGACGCTCACCTGGGACGTCGCGCCGACTCTGCCCACTACTGCGGTAGGCGATTCCATGCGCCTGAGGCAGGTGATTTCGAACCTGGTGTCGAATGCCGTGAAGTTTACCCGCTCGGGCAATATTCAGATCATTGCCTCCCTTGGTGATCCTCGCGAGATCACCAAAGCGACCGACCGGTTTTTTACCGGGCCGGGGGATGCGGCTTTCTTCCTGCGCGTGAGCGTGTCTGATAGCGGCATAGGCATTCCATCTGAGAAGATACCGTTGCTCTTCAAGAGCTTTGATCAACTGGACCCTTCGACGGCGCGCAAGTTCGGAGGCAGCGGTCTGGGGCTGACCATCTGTCGGCGGTTGTGCCAGCTCATGGGAGGCGACATCTGGGTTAATCCGGAGCGCGCCTCCGGGTCGGAATTTGTTTTCATGGTCAAGCTCGCCGCTGGTGGAGAGCTACCGCAGCGATCGGGTGGCAAGGTCACCGTGTCCTGCACGCCCGGAGTGGATGAGATCCTGGCCGGATCGCGGGTGCTCGTGGCGGAGGATAACAAGGTCAATGCCGCGCTCATCGCCACGCTGCTGCGCAAGTTTGGCATCGATGCCCGGTGCGTTTCCAATGGCGTCATGGCGTATGAGGCGGTTACCGAGACCGACGTCGATCTCGTGTTCATGGATATCCAGATGCCTGAGCTCGATGGTCTCGAGGCGACGGCTCGAATCCGCGAAAGTGAGAGAGAAAACAAGCGTAAACCCTGCTACATCATCGCGCTGACAGCCGAGGCTCTGCAAGGGGATGCCGAAAAGTGCATCCGGGCCGGGATGAATGATTATCTCGCCAAACCCATCCGCACGACGGACCTCGCTGCCGCGTTGGCGAAATATTGCAGCGCGCGCTCCCCGATGGCATCCTGA
- a CDS encoding YajQ family cyclic di-GMP-binding protein — protein sequence MPSFDVVSEVDRMEVKNAVDQSLRELSSRFDFKGLTTSIEIDAKTGSILLSVDDGAQMKALREIVIGKLAKRNIDLRNIEQKDPDISPLGHSRQELVIKQGLDGDKAKEINKAIKALNLKVQASLQDRQIRVTGGKRDDLQKVIAALRAGDYGVALAFKNFRD from the coding sequence ATGCCCTCATTTGACGTAGTTTCCGAAGTTGACCGCATGGAGGTCAAAAACGCGGTTGATCAATCGCTGCGCGAGCTTTCCTCGCGGTTTGATTTCAAAGGCCTCACCACCTCGATCGAGATCGACGCCAAGACCGGCTCGATCCTGCTCAGTGTCGACGATGGAGCCCAGATGAAGGCTCTGCGCGAGATCGTGATCGGCAAGCTGGCCAAGCGCAATATCGACCTGCGCAACATCGAGCAGAAAGACCCCGACATCTCGCCGCTCGGCCACTCCCGGCAGGAGCTCGTGATCAAGCAGGGTCTCGACGGCGACAAGGCCAAGGAGATCAACAAGGCGATCAAGGCTCTCAATCTCAAGGTGCAAGCCTCATTGCAGGATCGCCAGATCCGCGTGACGGGCGGCAAGCGCGACGATCTCCAGAAGGTCATCGCCGCCTTGCGCGCTGGCGACTATGGCGTCGCCCTCGCCTTCAAGAATTTCCGCGATTGA
- the pyrF gene encoding orotidine-5'-phosphate decarboxylase, whose amino-acid sequence MSASAKEKFIVALDAPDASSTYQLLDRLGDSVSWIKVGLQLFTAEGPSIVRELKARGYRVFLDLKFHDIPNTAKEAVASAAKLGVDMTTIHLGGGAKMIAAAQSAVGDSGMLILGVTVLTSFDQAQLEGVGVHDPVESQVSRLVRLGYDNGARGIVCSPLELPVLRATYGDELTIVTPGVRPAGGDKGDQQRVMTPAEAIRAGASYLVIGRPITGAADPRAAALAITEEIASA is encoded by the coding sequence ATGTCTGCTTCCGCTAAAGAAAAATTCATCGTCGCTCTGGACGCCCCAGACGCCTCCTCCACGTACCAACTCCTCGACCGCCTGGGCGATTCGGTCTCCTGGATCAAGGTCGGCCTCCAGCTTTTCACCGCCGAAGGACCGTCCATCGTGCGGGAACTCAAGGCACGAGGCTACCGCGTGTTCCTCGACCTGAAGTTTCACGATATTCCCAACACCGCCAAGGAAGCCGTCGCTTCCGCCGCCAAACTGGGCGTCGATATGACCACCATCCACCTCGGAGGCGGAGCCAAGATGATCGCCGCTGCACAATCGGCCGTCGGCGACTCCGGCATGCTCATCCTGGGCGTGACGGTGCTGACCAGCTTTGACCAGGCCCAACTCGAGGGCGTCGGAGTACACGATCCCGTGGAATCTCAGGTCAGCCGCCTCGTGCGCCTCGGCTACGACAACGGAGCACGCGGCATCGTGTGCAGCCCGCTGGAGCTGCCTGTCCTGCGCGCCACCTATGGCGATGAACTCACCATCGTGACGCCCGGCGTACGCCCCGCAGGCGGGGACAAGGGCGACCAGCAGCGCGTGATGACCCCGGCGGAGGCAATTCGCGCCGGAGCGAGTTATCTCGTGATCGGCCGTCCTATCACGGGAGCAGCCGATCCCCGGGCCGCGGCCCTGGCTATCACCGAGGAAATCGCCTCGGCGTAA